ATTTATGCCTgccaaattataaaatatttataaaacaattATATAGTATTATCATACTAGTTCAGAAAATTTCTAATAAATCATTCAGGTAAGTAGCTTGAGTTCTGAGTTCTTCAATTAAGCTCTTCTAACTTTTCTCTTTATTAGAATTAATTATAGCATAAATCTTTGTACTACATTAGCACACAGAAAAATGtcatgcaagattttttttctccatccagGGCACCTGCAATAGTAGAACCTAGTCTTAAATTTTCCAAACAATGTAGACATTCACTCCATaacaaacataaataaaaactaaaaaggaaaaccagccattgtaacagaagagaaaaatccaaGTCAGTCAGTCCCAAGGTTCCACCACCGAAATGGAAATGTATTGTTGGTATATGTGGTTTTAGAGTAAGCAAAATGTCCATGAAGAGACTGCCATTTTCTGCCATCTTCCTCTGTTGGAAAAGTAACCTGCAGCATTCAACAGTCAGATTTAAAAAGCCTTAATGTTGTAAACTCTGGCAGGCAGACACCACTTACTACTAAGTGTCTTCAGAATCAATTACCTAACACCTTTAATGAGGAGTGGGCGAAGTGTACCAGGTAGcttcttctaaaataaaaacaaaccttcTTTCACCCCGAAACAGCCAGCTTCCTTCTTTCCCAGGCCTGAGATAAGATGGAGATTGCTGATCTAGAGAGAGGCCATTTACCAACTCCAATTTTTCAGTTGTTGCAGAAGGGTAAGGTACCCATGGAAGGCACAAGCCCTTCTTTCCCCCACTTTCCCAGAACTCTAGTTACCTAGTTACCAGATTACTTTTCAGAACATTATGAAGGGCAGCCAACAGAGCGAGTAAGCTGTGGTCTTATTCTTCAACCCCAGATCCAAACTGCCAAACTGCGTATAGCAAAcggggaaaggaaggagaaaacttGACAGGATAAGGACCAAAAGCTTAAGCTTTGTCCTGATGAAAATCAGTCTAAGACTGCTGCTAAATACAGATATGTAAGCTTTTATCCCCCTTTGAAGTCATAGCTATTAAAAAGGCAACTAACACTCATGAGTTCTTCTGAAATCTTCTAGTttctaaaaaaaacacaaaaaatccaACACATATAAAGATGTTCAGACTAAAACTAGATCTTCCAAGCAACTAACAGAGACTATGACTTCAGATTCAAAAACAGCACTTGTAAAATCACCATCTTCCACAAAATAAGAGCTGCCTAATGGGCGCCCTTTCTTTATATGCTAAAGTCTTTATATGCTAAGTCTCAAAAGACATCAAAAAACTATTTCCATGAACGCTGCAGCAGGCACATGTGAACTCAGCTGATCTGCAGAAAATAACCCAAGGATTTAATCAGATCAAAAGCTGAATCTAAGCCAACAAATATACACAGCATGAAACCAGAAGGCTCATGTAATATGTGAATTATCCCCACTCAAAGCACTAATAAGGCCTCCTTTAGCACTGTGTGACATTTTAGTACTAGCATTCCAGATAGAACAATTAaaacgtgaaaaaaaaaagtacagatctAGAAAGCACAACTGGTGAAAAAACTGGGTAGCTTGTTATGGCTAGACAGAATACTAAAGAGTGACCTTGTTACAGTTACCAGATATGTGAAAATGCATAAAAGGCTGtaaaaaagagaataataaaTGGTTCAACAGATCTATGAGCTTTATGACAAAACATCATAGTGCTGAACAGCAACCAGTGCGACTTAGACTGGTGTCTTGAGAAACCATTTCTAGCCTTACTACATCACTGGTGATTTTAAGCAATATAACCAAACATTTATTAAGAATGGATGAAGTGTGGATTATCCTGTCCTGTATCAGGAGGACCACCAAGATGGCCTTCCTTCCAAGTCCTATCAAATCATGTGAAATGTAAACCACAACAAAGAGCAGAAGAGACTGAATAATTTCACCCTACTATATATTCCAAAAGCTGAGATGCATCTGCATGAAGTAGGAagatgtatatatatgtatcctGCCATGATGTAACagatatacacatttttaaactatTGCCAGAACAAAGCAGTACAGCAACTTGATTTATTATATGCAGATTCTTCTGCATTGTTGCTAAACAGTACACTGGTCCAAAGTTACGAAAATACTTAAAAAACTATACATTATGTAAACAAAACATAAATAAGACAGCATAGTTCTTTGTACATACAGTTTAGTACAGATTGTTACGAATTAATGAATATGTACAATTCTATACCATAGAATGCATTTTTAcaatgcataaatattttttttaaagaaataaatcaaaaataaatttcacaaagaaaaaggagATATATACTGTCATAAACACACTGGCAAACAGTCCATACTGTAAGATGGAACATGTGCAAAGGGCTAGATTTCTCCAAACTAAAATGTTTAATGAACTCATTGGCCATTTCTGACCTTTTTACTAAAGAACACTCTGAAAAGTTTTGACAAACTAAATAAATTTTACTTCCTCCGAAGCCCCACAGGTAAACAGGAAAGAACTGTAATCTGAAGTAATATTGAGTAAATCAACTGTTTCAAACAATGTGAGAAATAATTATTCAATAGTTACAACTTCCAAAGTCAGAAGAATGCCCCAAAATTTCAAAGTGGCTCATTTGCAGTAAATTCAGGATGCAGCTTTGTCAGGTTTATCAATGCAAGATGACTGAGATGGAGGGAAGACAGTGGTAGGATTTCTGCTTGTGCACACAGTAACAGGAGGCAGTGAAGAAGACAGGGAAGAAACTTTTGATGCTGGAGTGTTTATAGCATTCAAAATGGCTCCCTCCGGACTGACCAACAGTTTTTTGATAGAAGTGTCTAAGTGAAACACTGAAGTGTTGCTTGGTAAATGAGAGTTTGGAGGATGAACAGCAGAAACCACAGACGATGTAGCTACAAGATTAACAGGAGATTTTATCACTGAAGACACAGACAGTGTCGCTGCAGACAGTGGAGTACATGAGCTAGCTGGAGTACTAAATATCTGGGGTGTTGCATGTACAACAGGTAAAACATCTGCAGACCCAAAAGAGTTCACGATTTTTGTAGAGCTCTTCAAAGGATGCTTTGATATTTGCCAACTTAATGAATTACTTGGTGCTAGGATGATTTTAGAGGTTATTGGATTAGCAATAGGTACACTTTGAGCCTCTTGACCATGGTTAATAGTTAAAGGAGTCGTCTGTTTTGTATTACAAGAGAGAAGAACAACATGGTTGCCAGCTCCAAGGCCTTGTGGTGGAACAACAAAACAATTACCGTTAATCATTATCTGAGTTCCAGGTGCCAAAGGCACACAGGTGTTAATGACTATTTTCTGTTGAATACAAGGTTCATTCAACTGACCACCTGCCTTGCTTGGTACAGTGGGTGAAGCTGCAGACATCTGAACGGTAGAAGCACAAGTGTAAGCATAACTTTGTTTCTCTGTACTGGGAGGCACCTGCTGGCACTGTAGGGAAGAAAAACTGGGAAAACGAGTAACTTTACTTGTATTTGGTGATGGAGCGGGCAAACTCTGAGGTTTGTGAATACCTGCATTACTTGGCAGAGTAGTTGAAACTCCTGATGACTGAAACTGAAGCAGTGTGGGCACCTGGCTTTTTGGTACTGGAGGAGGAACTGGAATTGCTGCCAACTGAGGAACTGTATGTAACACTTTGGGGGGAGTGGCTACAGATCCAGTCAAACTAATGACTGGCAATTGCAAAGCAGATGCTAAGTTTTGAGGAGATACTGTTGGTTGTGTTGTTGAAATCAGCACAGATGAAGAAAGATGTCCTGTTTTCACAGTTGATATACCCACACTATTTCCAATATTCGATGTACATAGTCGGTTACCCAGAACTGGCCTTATTCTTGAGGGATCATTTCCACCAATTAAGACAGTGGGCCATGTCCCAGAAGTAGAACCACCTGATGTTACCGAAACAGATTCTACACATGCATTTACTGTTGTTACTGTAGAGGTATTTTCAGCTTTTGTTGCAACACATGTAGATGCACTAACGGACACAGCACTTTGGCTCACAAAACCTGGAGCAGGAACCAAAGCACTACTACTTGTCAAAGACAGTGCCAAGGCCATGCTCTTTTTGTCTTCTGCCTTAGAAATGGCAGAGTGCAATATATTAACTGGTGGAGGCTGCTGTGCATTGCCTTTAGTATTTACAATGGTTTGACCTATATTTAGTCCAATTTTCACATCTTTCACTTGAGCAATAGTTGATGATGAATTTATTCTTATTGGTGCTCCTACTGTAGATGGGATCAGAACCAACTGTGGTTGCTCTGTGGCACTAACAAAGGTTTTGCTTAGGGAAGAAGGAAGGTTATGTTTCAATGACTCTGCAACTAGATTGGTGACTGATGGGCCATTGGCAATTTGTGTGTTAATGAAAACCAACTTCTGAGCATTAACACCAGTAGATGCTGGAGAGGGTATAATACTGACTCCTGATGCCCCACAGGGTGATAAAATAGGTGGATTTGTAACTAATGTAAGTTTCTGGACTGGAGCACCACTGATTAAATTTCCGTTTGTTGCTGAATTAGACTCAGATCGTATAGCAGGATGTGTTGTAGTTTTAGTATCACCTTGTTGCTGCACAGAATTTGGAGTTATGACAGTGTTATTTTGTCCAAAGGCAGTAACACTGGCAGGACTGTTTGGAGTTGCTGACATCAAATTGCTGGCTGATGAAATGGAGGATAAAGAAGGAGAGGACACATAGCAGGAGTTTGCTATTACTTGACCCAAAGTGCCCCCAACAGAAGGCTGCTGTAATGTGAATTTGATATTTTTCTCCATTGCCTGGGTAAAATCAGCTGGGAAAGCTGGAATGTTAACAGAAGAAGCTGTTGAGGGGGCAAATCCAGAAAGACATGATTGTCCAGCATATGGGAGACCAGACGTGGCTGTTACTACAGATGGAACAGTAGAGCATGGTAATGATGTGGTTTTTGGCACAAGAAAGGTCTGAAGTTGAGGTGCGTATGtgaaaactgaactagaagataaaCTACCAGGTAAAATCTGGTCTGGGTTTGTTCGCACTTTAACAATTCCTGTGTTTCCACCTCGTGTTGTGACGAGAATAGATTGTGATTCTCTTATACACACTGTCTTCAGCTCTTGCCTAGTTTCAAAGGAGTCAGTTGTTTGCTGTGAGGCAAGACTATGACAGGCAGAAACAGTGTTTGTAGACCCACTTAAGGTTGTTGCTGGTATCAAAGACTGGCTAGCTGTGGAAAGAGTAGGTGAAGTCAAAGACACATGGAGTGTGGCAGCTGAAACTGTAGTCTTGATTTTGTCAGCTTCAGTTTGGCTCACCTTAATTGTTGACGATAGCAAGTTACCTGCTGGAGTTACAGAAGGCAATGGTTGTGTAGTGTTCACGGGACCAGCCAGTTGTGACAAGTGGATAGTATTCTTGTTAAAAATTGTACTAGGCGACTGAGTGGTAGCATTTGCAGGGCCTGTTACCAGAACAGGTGTTAAAGGAACACTGACATTTGATATTTCTGGTAAAGTTGTACATCGCAGCTCAGATGATTTTTGCTGTAGTGACTGAATGTCCTTGGACacaatttttccttccttctgctgaaTAAGAAAATTCTTAGGTAAAATAAGAACTTGTTGCATGACTTTTTCTCCAGTTTTAGGATCAATCACAggttgcatttgaattttcacaGAGCTGTTGTGAAGATCTATTGGTACACAGTGGCCATTTGGCATTTTGTAAACCATTTGTAAAGGAGCCTTTGAACTGGTCTGGCAGGGTAATACTGGTTTTATCAGTGATGATTCCAAAGATGACAAAAGTGCCTTTTCAGAAGTAGATGAGTTTATGCCTGGGGGAGGTGACAGTTGATTTGTTAAGGTCACTTTGTTCCCAGTATTCTTGGCAAGCAATGCCTGGATGGGTTTGGTCCCTTTCAGATTTGATACTGATGTTGCAGGATCTGTCAAGGAAAAAGATCCTGGAGTTGAGCCTTCAAATTGTTTCAGCTCAGTCAAAGAACTATCTGGCTGCAGGCTACTTTCCACACTCTGGACCACAGCCTCATTAGTGCTCAGCTTAGCTTTCTTTCTTGGTGAAAGCTCATTAATGCTTTGATCCAGACAACTACTTTGCTTGGACTGTCGTTTAACACATTTGGGTAGTGTCTTGTGTATTTCTTTAGAAGCTGATTCTTTTTTCAGAATTCTGTTTTTTCCTGGAGGTAAATTCATCTCTAATAGTTTCATTTCATCTGCAAGGATATTGAAACAGAAAGTGTGTTTTACACATTTGGAACTGATACCTCTATATAACAATTTTACAGTGTCTAGCTAAAGGCAAAACATTAGTTTTCAAGTAGAAGGATATGTGGAAGGAGAATGCCAGCTTCTTTAATGGCATTTGGTCAAGGACCTTCTTCAAAGCAAAAAGGGGACAATATGAAAGGAGGAAGTCATGAACAAGAACATACAGGGACACAAACCTGACCAGTTTCTCCAGCATGGAGGCAGTGAGGAAAACCAAACCTGTTCATTCACACTAATTGATGAAGGCATGTGAGAGTGTGAGAATGTTTATTCTAGCAAAGTTATCTCATCTAGGACCTAGTTAATTgggaaactgaaggaaaaacggacaagcgaggaaaaaaaaaaaaagacacagatctAACATACGATGACAAGAAACAGCCTCACCAGTCACAAGATCTGATGGCTATCGAGAAACTACATGTGCCCCTTCCAGGAAGATCAACCTGGACTTTGCAACTGATATGACTGTAAAGCAGGGAAAATCCTGGACACTGAGCTGTGAGGGATGTGGGAATCAACAGAGCTGTACAAACAACGCAGGGATGTAGAGAGGAAGGGCGAGCTGCAAGGACAGACGAGGAGGTCACAGCCTCTGTGACTGGTGCCAGCGACTGGGGGGGTGAGTGTCTGTACCTTCCCCAAATCCAGTGTGTGTGTGGGCAGTGTGTATGTATTCAGTGGCAAACTTCAAGCCAAACTAGCTGGTGAGCAAGGGGGCCTGGGGTCTGGGCTGGTGTATCAGGTGGACTTGTAAGCGTAGGGTGCCTGTGGGACAACGGTGTGAGGGCTATGTTTCATACCGGGCATTGAGCTGGACCAGCCAGCAAGCAGACCATGTATGAAGTGGGTAAGAGGGCCCAAgatgcaggcaggggtgctgAGTGGACAGAGGGGTCATGCATTGAGGTTTTGGCAAGGttctggcaaggttttggcagtgtggggctgcagagaggcctctgtgaggagaggccaggagctgccctgtgccagacacGGCTGGCTCCAAAAGAGATCCACTGCAGGACATAGCTGAACTCATCAGCCAAGCTGGTGATGCCTCATGGAAAACGCTGTGCAGAAGAGTCCAACAGTGGGGAGTGAGGAAAAAATGTAGGGGAAACAACCCTGTAAacactaaggtcagtgaagaaggaggggaaaaaggtgGTCCAGGCACTGCAGTGGAATGCTCTGCAACTTGTgtagaccatggtgaagcaggctgaCCTCTTCCCATGGAGGACCATGCTGGAGGAGGTTATCTATGCTGCAGCCTGTTGAGGACCCCATTCCACAGCAGATGAATATGCCCTcaaggaagctgcagcctgtggagagcccacactggaggaTGCTCCTGACAGGAACTGTGGTTATAGCAGACCCACTTGGGCAGTCTTATGGTGAAGGACTCTAGCCTTGGAGATGACCCATGGTGAagcagttcgtggaggactgtatCCCATGGAGGGACCCATACTGGAGCACGGCAAAAGtgtgaggaaggagcagcagagactaAGTgtaatgaactgactgcaacccccaatCCCCATTCTTCTCTGTGCCACTTGAcagggaaggaggcagaagaattcagaatgaagttgagcctgggaagaaggtagAGATGGGGCCTCGGGAGATGTTTAAGTTTtcgtctttgtttctcaccatcctactctatttaTAATTGGCAATAAATCAAACTTATTTTCCCCAAATGAGTCTCTTTTGCCTGGGACAGTAACTGGTGATTGATCTCCCTGTCTGTATATCTTGACTCATGAGCTTTCCCCTCTTATTTTCACTCCCTGTCCTGTTAAggaaagggattgagagcagctgggtgggtgtctgagagccagccaaggtcaacccaccataaACATAAATTCCAAGCAGGCCTACTATGTAATCACAGAAATAGTTAAGCACAAAAATGGCAAAAACTTGCACTAATCGGAATTTTCATCTTGGTCATGCCTGCCCTCTTCTAGTCTACATCTGTCAGACATGCATCACAAGCTATTTCAATATTACCACAGTAGTAGTTAAGGTGAAAAGCAGGACACAAGCTCACATGGAAAAATTAAGCTCCTGAATTAAGTTCAAACTATCAAATTCCAGTAAATGCTTACCATTGTCTGGGTGATCTTTTCTGGGAACGTCCACATGTTCTGCAGACTCTGAAGATTTACCATGTACTACTGCAAAAGAATCTTTGCCAGAATCAACTTCACTTTCATCATTACTCCACAATTCTCTGGTAAATTTATCATGGTCTGGATGTCTTTTAAAGTCATCATAGTCCTTCTTCAATCTAGACCTTGAAAACAACAAAACTAACTTTAGTAAAGAACCACactgtttttaacatttttaaatttgtatttgctGTCAAACAAAAAGTTTGTGTAGAATTGCATGTGCTCTTCAAAAAATTTCAGGGTAGCTCTGTCTGCAAGTCTCTAAAACCCAGAAAATGTGAAGTGACAGTAATGTCCTTGCCCTCACCAAAACTGAATTCTATGTCATTAAGTCTCTAACAACAGGCAAAAAGACTGAGTCAAATATGACCTTCACTGTTTTACTGCATacatcttctgtttcttccttcatCTTGCATTGTGACAAATGTAACTGTATGGACTTGAGTATTAACTGCAACAAGTCTACTCTTTTCCTTGAAGGCAACCCCAAGTAGACAAGTAAgggaattttgtttttcttaaatgcatCATGTTTTTGGCCCAGCCATGGGACCGTAATATCACTTTCTCCTTTAAGAAAACTTTGTCTCTTGGTCATTGTAACAGCTGCCCACTGTCATTTCCATAGTTTCACACTCCACTGAAGAATGTGCAAATGATGGAAATACGTAGCCGCTTCACTCCTTTCAACACCGTTCAGAAAAATATCCATGTACCTTGATACTCCTAAACTGCTACATATTTCCACTGTGCCTTCCTCTAAACTATTGTTTAGATGAGATCTAGGGGTTAGTTTAGTGCACAAATACAGTGAACTACAGGATTCAGCTGGCAGTATCCAAAAAAATATCCAGGATTATTATTTAGCAAACAAAGAAATTGATTATCACAATTAGCATCTTGTGTGGAATAGAATCTAGACTCTAGTCTGGATCTAACCCTTACGACATTAAGAATAAGATCTTAAATTTACCCATTATTATGTGTTAAAATAACAGCTGTTTGCATTGAGTGCAGCAAGGGCCAGCTGTGTCTtaagggatggagagggaggagccAAGCATGATGTCACAGCTGGcaaggtatcacagaatcacagaatggtgggggttggaagggacctctgtgggtcatctagtccaaaccccctgccaaagcagggtcacctacagaaggctgcacaggaccttgtccaggcaggtcttgaacatctccagagaaggagactccacaacctccctgagcagcctgttccagtgctccgtcaccctcagagggaagaagttcttcctcatgttcagatggaacttcctacgtttcagtttgtgccctttgccccttgtcctgtcgctgggcaccactgaaaagagtttggccccatcctcctgacacccacccttcagatatttataagcatttatcaggtcccctctcagccttctcttcttcaggttaaacaaacccatctccctcagcctttcctcataggagagatgctccagtgccctcatcatcctcatagccctctgctggactctcacCAGCCAGGACACCATCCCACTGCCCCTGaatgggggagcagggcaggcctaGGGGTGGTAACTGGGTTCAACCAAGAGCCCAGATCAACAGACAAGTTTCTGGTGCTGAGGCAGGTCTGAGGTCAAGCTGGGAAGTTAGTTCACAGGTTCAGATCAGGATCAGGTCCAGTGATGGCTGCCAGGGTCAGGACCCAGTTGAGTGATTTTGGGCAGGTCCACAGTGATCACACAGGTGCAAGGTCAGTCTGAGGGTCAGTCCAGATCAGCAGGACCCATGGACAGGCAGGGTAACTGCTGGAGTTGAGCTGGAAACTGGCATTCCTATGGCAGAGATTGAAGATTGCAGAATGACCTGAAACAGGGATCCTGGGCCCATGGGCAGGTGATGTTGACAGAGGCCCAGGTGCGGCTCATCAGGGTCAGTAAGACCTGATAGCTTACTCACAGCTTTGACACTCTCACTGACCAAAGACAACCCTGAAGTCTGTATGAAGATGTAGTATGAACGATACTTCGACTCTGCCATTATGATTTTGAGCTTGAAGTCTAGATGCGGAAGAACTATAGAAAGACACTACGGAATCACAGGAGAACAGCAGGGAACCACTACTGTACTAAAGCTTCTGGACgggaatttgctttttttcttttgagaaaattCTGCTGTGGCGCTAGTCAACAAATGTGATCAGTGGGCACAACTAACCTTTCCTTTTAAACCTTGCTGCTATTTAAACACCATTCAACATCATACTCTGTCATGATTTTGAAAAGACCAGAGGACCTttcagaaggggggaaaaaaggattttCATAAAGAGTGCTGCTACTaattaaagacaacaaaaaaagaaggaagaaaaacttcaGACTCTGATTCCATACTGAGGTCTTGCACAGAAGGAAAGAGCTCTGCCCAGCCCTTGACAACCTAGAAGGCCAACACTGTCATTCAATTAGTAGCTGTTGGTAGCTGACTGAGACACCCTACCGACACTGCAACTGCAGCTAGACTTGTAGTGATGCTGCTGTTTACACCAGCATAAGCAATCTTTACTGAATTGCTTTTTCCCTTTCACATGACACCTTTCCTCACCACTGTCATTAGTGCTACCCAGCTGCCTAGCAGATGCATAACGAAGCAGATCAAGACATTGATCTGCCCTCGCTCCACCCATCTCTATTTCCTCCCCACAATTTGTAAAGGTTGTTTTTCAGCTGGAGCTGTTCCCTTGTATACCATGCGTTTGTCCAAACAATTGTCATGGAAATACCTAGGCTAGCATTGCTGAATAAACTAGGGTTACAGCCTAAAACATACATCAGAAAATCAGAAATTATCCTCCACTCTAAGTGCATGCTTCTCTAGCTGCCAGCACACATAACAAGACCCCAGCCACCCAGTTGCAGACCAAAATTTACTCATGTTAGGCACACCTCATATATAATACTTGTACACACTTCACATGACAGTTCTACTTCTGTATTCTATAACCACGTTTAACAAACAAGAACTAACACTAGGCACCAAACCATTACACAGCAGAGTTTACATAAATGATAAGACTGGAAACCCCACATCCTGGAAACTGAAATCCTTTCTAATAGTATTATCTGTCACATTTCCAAAAGGAGTCTGAATTGCTACAGACACGAAGAAATTAATACCTAAGGAAAATGAACATGAACTTGAATAGAAAGGAATAGCAAAAAGCAAAACTTGTACTTTGGTCCattatttaaatcaaaatgttCAACAGCACCTAAATTTCCAAATAAGGATTTTAATTCATGCATGGTGTCCATAAAATGAGCTACTAAGGAACCAACTCTTTGCATTCTGTTTACTGTCTTTGGAGCTATggcattgtttttttttaaacataatacTTTTTACACTTCTCAGAATTAGTTCTGCACCACTTAACTATGCAAGTTGCTTCCTTCACACTCAACAtgtgagtccccatccctggaggtgtttaaaaaaatgtgcagatgtggcacttcaggatatggtttaatcggaatggtggtgttgggtggatggttggacttgatgatcttagaggtcttttccaatctatggttctacaattctatgaacaTTTAAGCAACTGCCTAACTTCACCTATCATCAGAGTTCCAGCTCCTAATCAtcacttgctttttaaatgtcTATGTGGCAAAACTCAGGTGTGATTATAGCAACAGCCATATGGCTAACAGACAACAACGGCACCAAGCCTCAAGACACAATGATGATGAGTCAATACTCAGTCTCTCCAGGATTTATAACCTGGGTAGCATCTTCACAGCCATTAATACTTGCCCATACTAGATTAAAATCAGTCACCGCTGATCAACACACCTCATTGCAGATGCATTTCAAATTTACAGCGTTACAAAGACCTCAAAACAACATTTTAAGAATTGCTTTGTGCTGAATTCATAAACAA
This DNA window, taken from Opisthocomus hoazin isolate bOpiHoa1 chromosome Z, bOpiHoa1.hap1, whole genome shotgun sequence, encodes the following:
- the BRD10 gene encoding putative bromodomain-containing protein 10 isoform X6; this encodes METMWEIPAIGHFLCLAQQILNLPEIVFYELERCLLMPQCNAFLSKIMTSLLSPPHRRSTLHRRPTLSYRTWEAALRQKVQHWYNVVGQTDNPNSSAEKLGLCPQFFKVLGEVNPLEEKPFHELSFYQKVWLLKGLCDFVYETQKDVQDAVLGQPIHECREVILGYDYLENAYVHFPQFCGADVRIYKQKPFQAPEFPSPPIKVRKVSRIKSEKVKHAYVSKNNEEVSSGGGEELLNHSKTEVEKSMDSVVTCPEKIPHIGSFRVTTEEINCEIKTSRVCDIKKTGCYKENLRDLISSGEAVGMGGHPSSGEIRAVENRQGCAEMGSVKAEITPFKENTLKACQVHVNGTHNDKQDINYHESAEETTLENTLRNKKKLNKLRAKKKKKKKKKLKDILNENLQRKLDDLQRKREIHLHPFKSYKSEIQNKLFIIKKKAKHKKHKSVSERTNLAGKKSVSKKAITKKRKGVTKSAIPEFQLICTNLDELRELITKIEKELKDLEDIKKKSETILEYVKGIPSPELGSTGGCNERAELYLMSKAAADHQLPLCVTSLENARLVMSHIPQNPAAEWSRPIKGKGRWYHRKQAVKELHGTLIRLLNELLPWEPKLMKAFQRNRSRLKKDYDDFKRHPDHDKFTRELWSNDESEVDSGKDSFAVVHGKSSESAEHVDVPRKDHPDNDEMKLLEMNLPPGKNRILKKESASKEIHKTLPKCVKRQSKQSSCLDQSINELSPRKKAKLSTNEAVVQSVESSLQPDSSLTELKQFEGSTPGSFSLTDPATSVSNLKGTKPIQALLAKNTGNKVTLTNQLSPPPGINSSTSEKALLSSLESSLIKPVLPCQTSSKAPLQMVYKMPNGHCVPIDLHNSSVKIQMQPVIDPKTGEKVMQQVLILPKNFLIQQKEGKIVSKDIQSLQQKSSELRCTTLPEISNVSVPLTPVLVTGPANATTQSPSTIFNKNTIHLSQLAGPVNTTQPLPSVTPAGNLLSSTIKVSQTEADKIKTTVSAATLHVSLTSPTLSTASQSLIPATTLSGSTNTVSACHSLASQQTTDSFETRQELKTVCIRESQSILVTTRGGNTGIVKVRTNPDQILPGSLSSSSVFTYAPQLQTFLVPKTTSLPCSTVPSVVTATSGLPYAGQSCLSGFAPSTASSVNIPAFPADFTQAMEKNIKFTLQQPSVGGTLGQVIANSCYVSSPSLSSISSASNLMSATPNSPASVTAFGQNNTVITPNSVQQQGDTKTTTHPAIRSESNSATNGNLISGAPVQKLTLVTNPPILSPCGASGVSIIPSPASTGVNAQKLVFINTQIANGPSVTNLVAESLKHNLPSSLSKTFVSATEQPQLVLIPSTVGAPIRINSSSTIAQVKDVKIGLNIGQTIVNTKGNAQQPPPVNILHSAISKAEDKKSMALALSLTSSSALVPAPGFVSQSAVSVSASTCVATKAENTSTVTTVNACVESVSVTSGGSTSGTWPTVLIGGNDPSRIRPVLGNRLCTSNIGNSVGISTVKTGHLSSSVLISTTQPTVSPQNLASALQLPVISLTGSVATPPKVLHTVPQLAAIPVPPPVPKSQVPTLLQFQSSGVSTTLPSNAGIHKPQSLPAPSPNTSKVTRFPSFSSLQCQQVPPSTEKQSYAYTCASTVQMSAASPTVPSKAGGQLNEPCIQQKIVINTCVPLAPGTQIMINGNCFVVPPQGLGAGNHVVLLSCNTKQTTPLTINHGQEAQSVPIANPITSKIILAPSNSLSWQISKHPLKSSTKIVNSFGSADVLPVVHATPQIFSTPASSCTPLSAATLSVSSVIKSPVNLVATSSVVSAVHPPNSHLPSNTSVFHLDTSIKKLLVSPEGAILNAINTPASKVSSLSSSLPPVTVCTSRNPTTVFPPSQSSCIDKPDKAAS